The Paraburkholderia sprentiae WSM5005 genomic interval CTAGCGGACAGAATATCCAACTGATGTCGATGGCGTCCCGCAGCGTTTCCGGGATTCCGGTAGCTCAGCATCCCGATAAGCGTCGCCGACAAGCGGGTCTGGCAACGCCAGCTTCTCGTCGATGCCCGCAAGACCCGCCGCGATCAGGGCCGCAAAAGCGAGATTCCGATTCAGATCCGCACCGCCAATGCGGCACTTCACGCGGACGGCGTCCGAGCCTTCGCCGTAAAGGCTGAAACCGACCGTCCGATTGCCTTGGCGCCATGCGACCTTGGTCGGCGCGAACGTACCGATCTGAAATCGCTTGTAGGAGTTGATGTCGGGCGCTAGAAAGAGGGTGATGTCCTTCGAATATTTCAGCAGGCCGCCAAGGTAATGGTGCATCAGATTAAGACGTTTATATGCGGACGCGGTACGAAGGCTTTGCCGCGGGGCAAGGTTTCACAAGGCAATCTTGTTCGTGCAAAGACTGGCGGTGGGCGAGTGCGGAGCTGCTTCCGGTAAGGCTCAGTAGCTCCAAGTTTTCACGGAGTCGACGGATGCACAAATCGTTAGTCGGTAAGCGATTTTATAAATCATCTGCTAGATTCTCAACGAAAAGCACGATCGTCTCTAGATGCTCTGGGAGTGCAGTGGAAGTGAGCCCGCTGGAGTAAAACGGGTTTTCCGTCTCGTGCTGATCGAGCAGCAAAAGGAGCGCGGACCGGCGGTACATGGCACATGGACCGCAGCAGCACGTAACGGCACCGAAGTGCCTGTGCCGCGCGCTCTTCGTTGCAAGCCAGCCAGTACTCCATATCGATCAACCGGGTCAACCAGGCGTCGCTCCGGTTGTTGGCGGTCAACCGACCCATGGCCGCGCCGATCGCTGGATTTTGCATTTTTTCAATGCAAGCTTCGTGACCACGTCTGAGCCGATTATCGTGTCCGCGTCGACGTTAAGCACCAAATCTCCAAACGAGCGGCGTATCGCGGCGATGTATGCCTTGCGCTTTCCCATATTTGGGGGGAAGCGTAATGAAGTTGAATCTGTGGTCGCGCGTGTAGGCATCGTATATCGGCCTCACGGCGTCGAGATTCGCAGAAACATCATCAACCACATAGACCCGCAGTTTTCCGGCGCAGTCGTGGATTGCAATGGACTCTAGGCATGCTGAGAGCGTGCGCGGGTCCTCGTTCAAGCAGGGAACGATGACATCCACGCCCGGCAGAGTGTCGGAGTCGACGAGGCCGTCCGAGAGCGATGACACGTTTGTCGGCTGAGCATAAAGCGCGTGCGTGCTTTTATAGACAGTCGAGAGCAGCGCATAAAACGAGACAGCGACAGTGCTAGTTGCGGCAAGCACGTTCATAGGGTGTCTGGTTCGTCCGGTGAGGTTGAGGAAGCGATCGGATTGCAAACCCCCGGTCATGCAATGCCGGAATCATGAGGGAAAGCGCCGTGAGGGTCTGCTCGCGCCGACCAGCGTGAGCACATTGTCCCAACTCATCGGGAGGGCATCCGTCGTGCAAGAGCACAATTGCACCCGGCCGGACAGAGGCCAGCACTGCGCTGACAATCGCGTCTACGCCGGGACGAGACCAGTCTCGCGGGTCTACCGACCAATGGAGGGGCGCCAGACCAGCGCTCGCTGACGTAGTGAGCACTGTTTCGGTCCACATGCCATACGGGGCACGCATATACCGCGGCGAAGCCTGGGGGCTCGCCATCCTGATGACCCTGCTTGCCGTTAGTATTTCCTGTTGTACTTCGGTGGGTTCGCATCTGGATAGGTCCGGATGAGTCATCGTATGGTTTGCGACCTCGTGCCCTTCTGCGATCATCCGTCGGATCAGCTTCGGCTGGTCCGTTGCGTACGCGCCGATGACGCAGAAAGTTGCTGTCACCCGGTGTTCGGCCAGCACATCGAGGATGTCCGGTGTGCAAAGTGGATTAGGGCCGTCGTCAAACGTCAAATAAACGCTGCGACGTCCGGTGGTGTCAGCGCACTCGCTGCGCGCTTCGGATAAGCAGTGCCTCACAGCTCTGGCCCGTTCCGATCAATGATCGTTCCGGTCGGCCAATCGCTCATTGACCGTCCAATCGGTAAGACGACAATGAGTACGTCCTCGATGCGCGTGGGCGGCGTGTCGAGATGCACTTCTCGAAGGGTCGACCTCACGCGAACTCCAGACACAATAGTCGCCAGACCGGGTCGGCCGAGCAGCCTTGCAATATGTTGCCGCAACGCGTGTCGAACCGTGCCGAAGCCAAATGGAACGCCAAGTTCCTGCAACACGGGATACATCACGCGCATTAATTGAGGGATTCCGAGTCCCTCAAGATCCGGACGTACCGCGTACAATCCTAGTTCGGCCACTAGTAGATCGACTGCGCCAACCTTGATGAAACGACGCAGTGCGCCGATATGAGCCGCTACGCCGCGCGCGTCGTAGCCGATTGCACGGAACTCTGGCCTCGCACCAGCCCAACTGTGATTGCCTTCGAATGGTTTTGCATTAAACGCCCCGGTCGGTCCGTAGGACTTTCGGAAGAACTCGGACAGTTCGATGTGGTCGGCGAGTCGCAACTCATTTTCCCAAACCAGCCTCCACCGCACCTGAGAGCGCATGGAGAGAGGTCCTCTATCTGTGGACACGGCCAAATTCACGACTGCCTCCTATGCGCCGTCCGGCCTTTGAGGGCGGACCTGACGGACGCGAAGGACTTGCTGAGAAAGCGGTTCGATTTCAAGAAATCATCTGCACTCTGGAACAGTTCTGGGATGAAGCCCGAAGAAAAGAGTATTTCCGTCAACGCTTCACGGACCGTTCGAACCTCATCCACGATGGAGATTACATCGAGTGCGCGTGCCTTTCGTACCAGATCTACCAAAGACTTCCCCCGCATCTTCCGCACGATCTGACCGCGATTGACACGAGATCCATTTGGCCGGGTCGCTGAAGCATTTGGCACCTGCAATCGGCTGCTCCCGATTCGACGCGAAGCCAAGGCGAAGTCGAGGGTTGCCTCAACTGTACGAAGGTAACCGGCCGATATAGGAAGGGTTTGGAAAACTTTGCGAAGGTTTGCCGGTAGTAAGTGCCTACGCGACCTGCCAGACGCTTGTCGCGTCGTGTCGGCGCGATCCAGCTTGCCCATGCGGCCGAAGGCCGTGGCCGCATTGGACATGTGCCTCGGTGGATGCTCGACGTACACCTGAGGATTTTTCTCGGAGTCAAGGCAAAGATCGACAACCGTCTTGATATGCCTAAATTCTATTTCTCCGGCCCGACGTTTTGCTAGAGGATTCATGAGAGCGTCCACGAGAAATTGACTTGAAATTTGGTGCCGTATCCGCCGAGAAAGTTCAGCGAGTTCGGCATCGGCGTTTCCTTCGTGCAGGTGATGAAGCGTCGCCAGTGGTGCTTCATGTTCCCACCGTTATGGCCGCCCGTCGGGCCATACACGCCGATGTTGCGCCATGCGTGAGCCAGTCACGGACCGACTGCCCGCTCACGCGGAGTTGCTCGGCGGTGAGCTTGCAATTGGTCCTGTGTCCGAGCAGCGACAGGGCTGCCGCTCGCGTGCGCGTGTCCCGATGCATGTGCTTAATCGACAACTGCTGCAACGTCATTTCCTCGGCTTCGCTCAGTTCTACGACACACTTCATCCACTACCCGGGCACCACGAAGGCGCCAGCAGGTTTTGCGAAATTGAAATGGATCTACCAGGAACACTATCCTCCATGCCGTACAATTCGTAAAATCGATTGTTTTGATGGAACACATCTACA includes:
- a CDS encoding NodA family N-acyltransferase; its protein translation is MNLAVSTDRGPLSMRSQVRWRLVWENELRLADHIELSEFFRKSYGPTGAFNAKPFEGNHSWAGARPEFRAIGYDARGVAAHIGALRRFIKVGAVDLLVAELGLYAVRPDLEGLGIPQLMRVMYPVLQELGVPFGFGTVRHALRQHIARLLGRPGLATIVSGVRVRSTLREVHLDTPPTRIEDVLIVVLPIGRSMSDWPTGTIIDRNGPEL
- the nodB gene encoding chitooligosaccharide deacetylase NodB; this encodes MRHCLSEARSECADTTGRRSVYLTFDDGPNPLCTPDILDVLAEHRVTATFCVIGAYATDQPKLIRRMIAEGHEVANHTMTHPDLSRCEPTEVQQEILTASRVIRMASPQASPRYMRAPYGMWTETVLTTSASAGLAPLHWSVDPRDWSRPGVDAIVSAVLASVRPGAIVLLHDGCPPDELGQCAHAGRREQTLTALSLMIPALHDRGFAIRSLPQPHRTNQTPYERACRN
- a CDS encoding response regulator, encoding MNPLAKRRAGEIEFRHIKTVVDLCLDSEKNPQVYVEHPPRHMSNAATAFGRMGKLDRADTTRQASGRSRRHLLPANLRKVFQTLPISAGYLRTVEATLDFALASRRIGSSRLQVPNASATRPNGSRVNRGQIVRKMRGKSLVDLVRKARALDVISIVDEVRTVREALTEILFSSGFIPELFQSADDFLKSNRFLSKSFASVRSALKGRTAHRRQS